The sequence below is a genomic window from Rhizobium sp. NXC14.
GCCACCTGCTCGTTTGTCGGCGGCTTCAGGTATTCGATGCGTACCTTCATGTCGGGGCGCTGCTGTTGTTGATAGGTGATCAGCAGCGGATCGAGAAAGCCGACGTCCAGACGCCCGGAAGAAATATCCTGGAACACACCCTCGGCGCTCGGGAAGGTATGAGGTGACGCGTTAGGGACCTGCGCGATCGATTTCGCCCAGACATACCCCGTCACAGTGCCGAGATTCTTGCCTTCCAGGCTCGCAACATCCGGAAAACTCGTCGTGCCGCTTACGGCCATAGCCGGCGGCGAATAATACGGAGGATCCGTAAACAGGCCGACCTTCTGGCGCGCATCGGACCATGCAATTCCGCCAATGGTTATATCAGCCCGCTGCGTCTGCACGGAAGCGAGCATGCCTGGAAAGTCGGTGACGTTGATTTCCATCTTGAGACCAAGCTTATCGGCCACGGCCGTCAGGATATCGCTGTCGAGGCCGACCAGCTTTCCATCCTTGACCGCCGTATAGGGCATGTAAGGCTCGACCGTAACGACGAGCGTGCCCGGCTTCATCAGTTCCAGATCGTCGGCATTGGCCGCGGACGGCACAGCCGTCGCCAACAACCCCAAACCCAGGATTGCCAGAACGAACCCCTGCGCTTTTTTCGTCAATTCAGCATGTTTCATTTGAACCCCTCTTGGTCGTTATATATTGCTGATATATTAAGAATATGCAGACATGATATGAAGTCAAGCAGATTCGTTAACCGCCTTTTTTCTATGCGGAATAGTGCTTAGCTGCGCGGAAATGGACAGAGAGAGGAACGCGCCGAATATGTTCGAAGTGGATTACGAAGCGGCTGAATCAACGCTGGCGGAGCGGACCTATATTCGGTTGCGAGACGACATCATCACGACACTGCTTCCTCCAGGCACGCTTCTGCGGGAAGCCGAGATCATGAAACGCATGGAGGTCGGGCGCACGCCGGTCCGGGAGGCGATTCAGCGTCTGCAGTATGATGGTTTCGTTGTCGTCAGCGCGCGGCGCGGCACATTTGTCAGTAAGATCGATATCAATGATCTTACGGCGGTCTATGAGGCACGGGCTCGGATCGAGTCCTGGGCAACCCGACTGGCTGCGGAAAGGCTGCGCGAGTTCGAGCGGCAAGAAGCGCGGCAACTGATCGATGAGCTCAAGCAAACAACCGGTCCGATGGCGCTGGATGATATCCTTGCTTTAGATCGCCGGGTTCACCGCTTCATTTACAGGGTGGCGAAAAACCCTTTCTTGTCCGCTACGCTGGATCACTACCACAATCTGTCGCTGAGAATTTTGTACGTCGCCATGAAACGGTTTCCGACCTTGGTGCCGCGCCTCGAGGACGTGTTGCATGACCAGGTCCTCATGCTTGAGGCGGTATGCAGAGGGGATTCAGATGAAGCTGAAAAGATCGCAATGGCTCATGTCATGAGCTTCGAGAGCGAGGTCCGAAAGGTAATCTGATTCGGCTCTTGGAATTGGTGCAGCTTTGGCTGAGCGAAAATACTCCGGCAAACGAGCAGTCCGAAACAATCGCGCGCTGCGAGTGGACGCGGCATCGACACCTGCCTGCATTCCACATTTCAGTCAGAGGCCGGCGTGAGCCGGCCTCTTCAATCGATGAAAACCAGGATCAGTCCTTGGCGCGTTCGACGTAGGAATTGTCTTCCGTCGCGATGACGACGCGGGTGCCGGCGTCGATATGCGGCGGGACCGAGGTGCGGATGCCGTTGGAGAGCATGGCCGGCTTATAGGACGAGGATGCCGTCTGGCCCTTGACGACCGGTTCGGTCTCGACGATCTCGAGCGTGACGTGGCGGGGCAGTTCGAGCGCCAGCGGAATGCCTTCGTGGATCGACAGGATGCAGGTCATGCCTTCCTGCAGATAGGCCTTCTGGTCGCCCATGGTTTCCGCGCTGACGACCACCTGGTCGTAGGTCGCCGGGTTCATG
It includes:
- a CDS encoding transporter substrate-binding domain-containing protein codes for the protein MKHAELTKKAQGFVLAILGLGLLATAVPSAANADDLELMKPGTLVVTVEPYMPYTAVKDGKLVGLDSDILTAVADKLGLKMEINVTDFPGMLASVQTQRADITIGGIAWSDARQKVGLFTDPPYYSPPAMAVSGTTSFPDVASLEGKNLGTVTGYVWAKSIAQVPNASPHTFPSAEGVFQDISSGRLDVGFLDPLLITYQQQQRPDMKVRIEYLKPPTNEQVAAHPDYKYFQAYMTGFYLPKQSPKLAKAVSDQIDAMYKDGSLAALITKWGGDPKQFLVPSPEMAAQRRGVDRPADWNPPSIEK
- a CDS encoding GntR family transcriptional regulator; this encodes MFEVDYEAAESTLAERTYIRLRDDIITTLLPPGTLLREAEIMKRMEVGRTPVREAIQRLQYDGFVVVSARRGTFVSKIDINDLTAVYEARARIESWATRLAAERLREFERQEARQLIDELKQTTGPMALDDILALDRRVHRFIYRVAKNPFLSATLDHYHNLSLRILYVAMKRFPTLVPRLEDVLHDQVLMLEAVCRGDSDEAEKIAMAHVMSFESEVRKVI
- the efp gene encoding elongation factor P, with product MVKVIASSVRKGNVLDVDGKLYVVLTAQNFHPGKGTPVTQVDMRRIVDGVKVSERWRTTEQVERAFVEDVNFQYLYEDGEGFHFMNPATYDQVVVSAETMGDQKAYLQEGMTCILSIHEGIPLALELPRHVTLEIVETEPVVKGQTASSSYKPAMLSNGIRTSVPPHIDAGTRVVIATEDNSYVERAKD